CGAAATCCCGATTGGCATCCAGCGCCTCCGCCAGATCGCCACGCCCCCGCAGCACCTCCATGTTATGAAACGAGGAGCCGGAACCGATCACCGCCACGCCCTGCGCCACCAGCGGCACCAGCGCACGGCCCAGGCGCCAGTGCGCCCCGGCGTCCAGGGAATCCAGCAGCGACATCTCCACCACCGGCACATCCGCCTCCGGGTACATCAGCGACAACGGCACGAACAGGCCATGATCGAAGCCACGCTCCCTATCCACTCGTGCCTCGATACCCGCCTCGTGCAGCAGACTGGCGGCGCGGGCCGCCAGGACCGGATCGCCGGGAGCAGGGTATTGCAGGTGGTAGGCGGGCTCGGGAAAGCCGTAATAGTCGTAGATCAGTGGCGGACGAGCGCCGCCGGTGAACGACGCCACCGGCGCCTCCCAA
This sequence is a window from Alloalcanivorax dieselolei B5. Protein-coding genes within it:
- a CDS encoding DODA-type extradiol aromatic ring-opening family dioxygenase gives rise to the protein MSFVAYVTHGGGPLPLLDDPGHRELVASLRELTGVVPRPKAILLISAHWEAPVASFTGGARPPLIYDYYGFPEPAYHLQYPAPGDPVLAARAASLLHEAGIEARVDRERGFDHGLFVPLSLMYPEADVPVVEMSLLDSLDAGAHWRLGRALVPLVAQGVAVIGSGSSFHNMEVLRGRGDLAEALDANRDFEQWLWRTCQNGDWDEDERGKRLCAWRQAPGGTFSHPREEHLLPALVCAGAAGKPADRVFTGRMGEVSVSSLLWRPGN